The Humulus lupulus chromosome 7, drHumLupu1.1, whole genome shotgun sequence region TTATGATTAGAGTTTGTTTTCCAGGTTCTAGCACCATGTGGGGTAAATGATTTTGTTTGTGGTAGGGCTTCACAGTGGGTTCATAATGGCACGGAGCTGTGTCATGCTGCAGGATTTGCTGTTAAAGATGATCTGCTTGGTGAAGAAACATCTTGCTATGGTGGTAAAGCCAGTCTAAACTTAATTTCTGATTCATGGAAATCTTCACGGTCATCTTCAATGCCCCAGAAAACTGGGGCTGCAGGCCTGTTAGATGATTTTCATCAGTGGGTGCTGGAAATGGCATTTGCTGATAGAGTTTCATGGGCAGTTGGAGGGATGGTTCTTACAGCTGGATTATTGTTTTTGAGGTTAGACACTTTCCTCCTACCTCCCTTCAAAAGATCAAATTTTTCACTTTTCAATCTTTAAGTAGTTGGTATCTTCatacatcattttttttcttcaccaTTACCAACTATTTCTCTGCATATTCTTTCATCATTATCAACAGTTTCTCTTTACCTTTGTAATATGCAAATATGATAGAGACATTATTAGAGTATGGTTAACTGTTGActattaaattttgaatttatgtAGTTTATGAGTATTTTACTCAGATTTGTTCTTTCCCTATGAAGCAAACGGAAAAGTCACAACCATCGTCAGAAACTAGCTGCTATTCAACGCACTGCTAGGAAAATGGAAGCCCAAATGAACCAGAACTATCCTGGTTACCAAGCAAATAAGAAGGCAAGTAAAAGATGATTTTTCTATATGTGAACATATAATTAGTTGATCAATTTTCCTCTGgaaatgtattattaaattacTGGTCTAGCATAGTTAGTTGAGTTATTGTAACATTAAAACAATTtttgtttcctttttgtttttactattttattattaGAAGTTGACATGTATCAGTTAAGTTGTGTTTATTAATGTTGGAAGCCCCAGTTGAAGTTCCACTTCCAAATTACAAATTCGAGTCTCTGTCTCGTACTCGTTGATCTGAAGCATGGCTTCTCTAACGTTTTCTTTCCCATCCTTTATACTGGAGTTTACTCACTCGGCGTGGTGCCAAATATTAGTTTCACACAAACTTCGGAGGCTAACGCTTGAAGACCCCGGAATGTTTTTTGCCAAATTGGCCTTTATTTGTTGTAGATTTGCTCATTTTTCACTCTTTGGGCCTAAATAGTTTGAGCAGTGAGAATGGATAggattgaaaaatatttgagaaaatataaaataaaaatagaaaaaaatagtaaaaaaatgaaTGAATTTATCATTTGCTAACAATTTAGGAGAAGATCAGTTGGAGGCAAAATTGTAATTTCATTTTCTTATcattgaaatacataaaaatagAGATTGAATAGAataaagttataaaaaaaaatcaattaaattaaattaagttgtcCCATAGTATGAAAATTATTTAGGTATTATTTGCTTTTTCTTTCAGTATCTTCTCCAATATATttcataataaaatcatatgatAAAAATTATCCAATTCTGTATAGTTCTACGCTTCAAACATCGTATTTAAGTCTAATTTGTATAAATGTCCCAGAAAAATTGAGTAGAGTAGAGATTAAAGTGATTTTCTTATATATAGAAAAGAGGAAAATATCCAACACAATTATTAAGTCATCTGTTATTGGTCATTTTATAATTAAGTTATCAACAAAATCAGTGAAATCAATTGCCGGGACGACAGAACACTATAGGGGAAACTTGGGTTTCACACAAAACATAACAAAATTAATGCAAGCCTTTTCTCGACTTCTACTCACAAATTCCACCCTTAAGCTTAAGGTGCAAATATCTAAACCAGAAACCTTTTTCCTGCACACGCAAAACTACATAAATATATAAAGATTTACAAGTTTTACAAAAAATTTCGGTGCAACTAAAACGGCCATCGGCAAAGCTTTAATCTCGTGATGGTTTAGATTATGCCAGTGCATTAGGAAGGGACGCTTTTTTCTTCCAAGATCACTTGCACACACGATTTGAACTCATAGCATAGAAATGGAGCTCGCTGAATCTTCTACCCGAACTGACGGAAATCACCATTAGAACTTCTCCACATAAGAAGCTTCTTCATAGTTAGACCTTTCCAGTTTTAGGGGGCTGTTCATGGAGAGATGGAACACAATGTCGTTAGACTCACTCATTTGAAAAGTTGGGAatgaaaaaataacaaaaaggaagaagaaaatgGCACCTTTTTTAGAGTTATTCGAGATGCACTGGAGCTACTGGATGATGCTTTATGGTTCATTGGTTTCAATATTTCGAAAGAACACACTAGACCTTTATCTACACTCAGTAGAGCACCTGCATTATCAAACTCCCCACCATAGTTTGGAGCTGAAAATATTGTGACTAATCTTCTTCTTGCGAAAAACTCGTATCCATCCTCTACCACCTGAATCAcatattaaaagcttttcttaaTCTGAATCTTTTGGATATAGTAATCATCCTACTATTAATTGATCAGTGTTATTTATGCATCACGTTTGCATTTCGTATTATTACCTGGTGACCTCTACAAATGAGATCAAGATCATTCTTCTCTAAAAAATCAGCAACTCTGTCAGCTCCAAACGTACACGAAACACCTCGATCACTGTCTGCCCAGCCCTCAATTGTACTATCAGGATCAGACCAAAGAAGATCACAGAGAAGGCCACAATCTGGGATTTCAGAAGGCCTTTGAATTTCTCTTATTTGGTTCACATTATTAAGATCTGGAGAAAGCCCTCCATGCATGCATAGTATCTTATCATCGATGAGTGCTGCCACGGGCAAGCAATTGAAGCAATCGGTAAAAATTTTCCAAAGCCTGACATTAAACCTCCTTTTACACTCATCATAGAACCCATAAATGCGATTAATCTTTGCATCTTCATGATTTCCTCTCAAGAGGAAAATTTTGTCAGGATATCTTATCTTGTAGGCCAAGAGCAAACATATTGTCTCTAGACTTTGTTTGCCTCGATCCACGTAGTCCCCAAGAAAGAGATAGTTTGCAGCAGGAGGGTATCCGCCATATTCAAATAACCTCAGTAAATCCAGGTATTGTCCATGTATATCACCTGCAAGATGAAGCCTGGAACATTAGAATGACTTAATAAGCTGCGTTAAAGATATAAATCTAGTGACAGAGAAAATGTCTAAGCTTTTTAAATTTGTTATTCTTCTACTCATTTCCATGTGAGAAAGGTGGTACCGAAAACGACAGCTGAATGAACTAGTCCAAAAACATACAAGAAAAAAAAGTTGCCCCCTCTAGACACAAAATCAGAAACGATCCATTTTTTGACAGCTTCCAACATGACCAACCCGGAAACCTTCGTATCAATGAAGAACTAGCACAATTTCCCCCCAAAACTAGATCATTTGGCCACCCAAATGCCCAAGAACCTtgatttaattttcttttaagaaCCCAAATTGGCAATTTGTCACAAGTCATAAACCCAAAACATCTCATGTAAATTCTAAAATGAAACTACCCTTGTTTTGGCAAGTACCCACATCAAGTTTCTCCAAAGATTAAGCAAATGTCAATCCGATCCATAAAAAATTAGATACCCGGTTGTCGATTCCACTAATGTTCTTTATCCAAGACCATAATCATCATCAAACAAGCAACCCAAGCAAAAAACGATGATTTAATTCAATAGACTGTAAATTAAGGAGAAATAGGGGCACGAATGAGAGAGCTAACCGCAGATTCGAATAGGAGCATGGAGCTCAAGGAGATTGGGTTGAGAGAGGAACACTTGGCGAGCGTTGACGCAGAGTTGACGGATCTCTCCCTCGGAGAGCTGAACCTGTTTGCCTCCTTTTCCTTCTAATAGCCTCCTTAATATATCATCCAATACCGTTCGATCCATCATACCCTCCattgtcatcatcatcatctttttattattataattcttCTTCCTCTTTGAAAATCGCTCAAACCAGAATCATAACAAGCGTTGGAATTTCTCTtatgaaaaaagaaagaaaataagatAAGGATAAATAAGAAAGATCTGGGGAAGAAAGCTCTGAATTTGAGAAAGGCGAAGGAAAAAGCTAATTATGGAAAGAGAAAGCTCGTCAACGAAGACAGCCGGATTATTTATACGTTGGATTTTTTACGATCAGTAAAAAAAACCCATTAAAGATAATGGAAATAAAAAAATCCAGTGAAAGAGAGATCATAACAAAGAAATATCAGAGAGATTTGTTGGAATTTGAGGTTGGAAGAAAGTTTGGGATATGAAGATAAAGCTTGACTTCTTTTTccatcttttttattttaatctttTTATCTCTCTGTTTCCATAATTATTATAATTACCAAGTAGGATTTATTATATACTACTCCATTTGAAGGCTTCAAAGTCGGAGGACAAAAACAGAGACCGGCGCACGATAGCATAGAATGATACACGTGGCACAGTAGTGTGTTATAGGGAGGTGGTAGAGGTAGGGGTGTGTGGTCTAATTCTATATCCTCTAAAGGTTGGTCTGTCTTAAATTTTTGTTTGGTGGGTTGGTTTTGTTAGTTGGTCATGGTCATAAAGcttagattttttttcttctgattATTATTCTCACATAAACAAAAATTCAGAGAATTTGGCCTTCCATTACTGTTAATGGACATCACTAACAAGTTTTCTCtatggtttaattaattaaataaattaatctaGGACGGCTGCTTGATTCTGAATCACGGGGTTTctttattaatattataaaatttatagAATCATAAGTTCATTTGGATGCGTTATGAATCCGCATGTTAGGAACTTatcttatttgttttgttttgtaaTGTTTTCATCTAAAAATTCCATTAATGACGGAAAAGAATATA contains the following coding sequences:
- the LOC133790991 gene encoding folate-binding protein 1 isoform X1, which produces MNRIEKQMGYASLISLLLLTLILPFSSGKSDGLCVSQGGRFPPFSSDGKPPKKVSRGSKDLTLCRVFRQKTCCDVAQTHPALLNIRKLASTGEASQECLQLWELIECSICNPQVGVQPGPPRLCSSLCDRVFNACSDAYFSMEAMTQVLAPCGVNDFVCGRASQWVHNGTELCHAAGFAVKDDLLGEETSCYGGKASLNLISDSWKSSRSSSMPQKTGAAGLLDDFHQWVLEMAFADRVSWAVGGMVLTAGLLFLSKRKSHNHRQKLAAIQRTARKMEAQMNQNYPGYQANKKASKR
- the LOC133790990 gene encoding serine/threonine-protein phosphatase PP1; its protein translation is MMMMTMEGMMDRTVLDDILRRLLEGKGGKQVQLSEGEIRQLCVNARQVFLSQPNLLELHAPIRICGDIHGQYLDLLRLFEYGGYPPAANYLFLGDYVDRGKQSLETICLLLAYKIRYPDKIFLLRGNHEDAKINRIYGFYDECKRRFNVRLWKIFTDCFNCLPVAALIDDKILCMHGGLSPDLNNVNQIREIQRPSEIPDCGLLCDLLWSDPDSTIEGWADSDRGVSCTFGADRVADFLEKNDLDLICRGHQVVEDGYEFFARRRLVTIFSAPNYGGEFDNAGALLSVDKGLVCSFEILKPMNHKASSSSSSASRITLKKPPKTGKV